The Nocardia sp. NBC_01503 sequence GCTAATCGCGAACGGTAGGCCAGGGTTGCGAGCACAATCGAGTGGTGCTCGTGTGGGTGGGAAAGTGCAACAAGGCGATTGGTCGCTTCGTCAAGCGGATCGGTCTTTTCTTCGCGGTCTTCCTCGCGCTGTGTGGTGGCCTGGTCATCGCGTTCGCCGCCTACGAGTTCCTGTGCTGGATCACCCCGGTCGATACGACCAAGCCCGCGGCTCAGATCGATGTCACCCGGATCGCGTTGACCGTCGTGGCTGGTGTCGGTGGTGGGGTCGCGTTGGTGATCGCCTACCGGCGCCAGCGCGATATCGAGCAGGGCCGGTTCGTCGAGCGCTTCGGTGCCGCGGCTGCCCAGCTCGGCGCCGCCGACGTCGCGGTCCGTATCGCCGGGGTCTACGCCATGGCCGGCACCGCCGACGAGTCCTCCGGGCTGCGCCGTCAGCAATGCATCGACGTCCTGTGCGGCTGCCTGCGACTGCCCTACGACAGCGAGCAGGGCAGCAGCGGACGCACCAAACTTGTCCTCACCACACCCACTGACAGCGAAAACACCGATAAGGGCAACCGGGAAGAACACATCGAGTACCGGCAGAACGATCGGGAAGTCCGTTTGGATTCCGCTGGGCCCCAACGATGTTGGAGATCGGCGATGCTGGGCAGCTTGTCTCCTTCGGCGAACGTCCCATTCGCGATGGCCTCGCGCAGAGCCGCCACGATCGAAGCTCTGGATCATGGCGGTTTCTGGAGCGGCGCGCTCTGATATCGGGAAGGATCGTCATAGGCCTCAGCCGCATGGCTGCTGCGTAGCATTCCAACCTTGATGGGAGTGTGCAAATGCCATGGAACGATTATACGCCCGCGGCTGCAACCATAACTGCAGGTATCATCGGCGCCCTCGCTGTTCGCTATTCTGCCCACTTTGCGCGCAACAGGCATGGCAAGTGGGATGCACTCAAGACTGATCTGGAAATTGCGAACCTGCTAGACGACGCTGACCCGATGAAGGAATGGCTACGCGATTATGTGGACGTTCGACTACGTTTGTTTGCTCAGAAGGAGACGCAAGCTCATCGAAATATCGGACTGTCCGTGTCCGGTGGACTTCTCGCGTTTGTATCGCTACTGGCCTGCGTTTCCCTTGGGTGGGGGGCAGTCCTTGATGAGCGAAAGGGGTATGTGAGCGGCCTGATATCGCTTGGGTTCTACTGTATAGTTCTAGGTGTTATTGCCTTTCTTGCGTCGATATATTCCTATTTGCAAGCCAAGAAGTCGTATTACGAGCTTCCAGGGGTGAGCGGTGTTTCACAGTACGGTTTAGGGTATGAGATCGATGGACTGAATCTACAGCTGAAACATCGAAATCATCCACACGCTAAAATCGTTCAACGCCACGCTGCTGATATTAGAAATCGGCGAACCTCGATCCGGAAATAGGACTATCCGCCGAGTAGATAGAGTTGTCGGAGTTCCAGACCTGGCCGCAGCGAATGTGATCCCTGGCACCGATAAAACTGACAACATCGTATGTTGGCCGGGCGTGAGGTCAAGTGTCCGTGAGAATGGTGAAGGTGACCAGCATTCTCGATGACGACGACTGGCGTGCCCTGCCTGCCCGAGACAAACAGCATCTCGTCAATCGGCTGCTGCAGGCTCGTGCGAAAGCTGGCGTTACCCTTGATAGGTGGGCTGGCTGGTGATTGCCGCATTGGAACTCGGCGCGGCCGATGTGCACGCCGCGGTGAGTGCGACTCTTGACCCGCCGCCGAGTCGCGATGAAGTGGAAATGATTGTGCACGTTCTCAATTCGGCTGCCGTCGACTATCGATCAGGCGAGCCGGAAGCCGCGGTGACGGGCCGCATCCTCGATCTGATCGAGGCCATCGGCGACGGGTGACAAGGTGAAGCCGTATCGCCGCGATGGCGACGACAGGTACTGACCTTCGCCTACTCGGTGCGCAGGATCTTGATCAGCACATCGAACTGAGGTGCGTCCGGCCAGCTTGGGCGCAGTGTTCCGACACGCTCCCAGCCCCACCGCAGATAGGTCTGATACGCGCGGGTGTTGCCCGGGCGGACCAGCAGCGTCGCGCGTCGTTCATGTCGTCCCTGCAGCAGGGCATCATGCAGCGCGCGGGCCAAGCCCTTGCCGGTGAATTCGTGACACACCATGATTTCCGAGAGCGCGAAGGTTCGGGTTCCGTCCTCTGCGGTGAACTCGCTGACATTGTCATCAGCGTCGAGTTCGAGCCCACCCCACCACGCGGTCCCTTCCCCTAACGGCCAGCCCCACGCCTGCCCGGCCAGCTGGTCGTCCCACAGCGCCATCACCATCTCGAAACCGCTTGCCCGCGAGGGGGAAACGTAGGCATCGAATCGGGTCATGAATGCCTCAGGTGAGGCGAACGCACGACCGGAGGCAATCTCCTCCACGTACGCGCGACGGAATATCTCCTCCACGTCGGCGCGGTGGTCGCGCGCAGTGGCTGCGTCGAAGCGCTCGAACCGGATTCCGGCCGGAAGATGCTGCTGCCCAATGGTCATGACAATGCCACCGCCTTGCTGAGTTGATCGAAGTCCAGTGCGAATTGCTCTGTCTCGGGCTCACGCACAGCGTTACGCACTGGCATCAATGCCTTCAAAGTCCGCGTGGACTCCACCGACTTGGCTCGCATGGCTTCCAGTACGGCCTTACCGCTGGCTATCGCACCATCCGAGTCACCGACCTTCACCCGCGTCACGGCGTCCCATGCTTGATAGAAGGTGGCGTTGCGAGTGCCGGCGACCTCGTTGACCGCCGCGGTCGACAGCTCGGCAGATCTGGTGAACTCGCCGAGATCGCTGAGGCCGCGCGATTCCTGATGTAGTGCTTCGGTCGGTGTCACGAACCGCAGCCACCGCGGGCATTCGGCGATCGGTTCATGGTCGATCGCATGGTCGAGTTCGCGCCATGCTGTTGCCATCGCCCGAGAGAATCCCTGGCTGTCCGCAGCAACAGCGTGG is a genomic window containing:
- a CDS encoding GNAT family N-acetyltransferase, with the protein product MTIGQQHLPAGIRFERFDAATARDHRADVEEIFRRAYVEEIASGRAFASPEAFMTRFDAYVSPSRASGFEMVMALWDDQLAGQAWGWPLGEGTAWWGGLELDADDNVSEFTAEDGTRTFALSEIMVCHEFTGKGLARALHDALLQGRHERRATLLVRPGNTRAYQTYLRWGWERVGTLRPSWPDAPQFDVLIKILRTE